A single genomic interval of Nocardioides nitrophenolicus harbors:
- a CDS encoding PucR family transcriptional regulator: protein MLLHELLDDPALGLEVLVPGRTDRPVRWVHSIEVADPGEFLRGGEVVLTTGAWQRLGQTPAAWVAEVAGAGAIAIGFGRLLPADEPPAELVAAATERGLTCFVVPVAVPFVQLAEAFVAAKRVEWEAPLRSQLEHHGAIVAALCAERGVDSVLRVLRRRLRIEVAVVAGTTTHGPVPEAGCPVALIGEGLADASLVLPRPLAELDVDVQAAVSSAMPFLALELERERAVRATEQRYAWEVVEWIATGAPAASVTARLELLGVPVERRLRCLVVRGAAPDAVASVLAPYLLVERADDVVCLVGEDVSRVAVAGYVGVGQAAAAGELRVSLLQARHAADALAARGVEGWLTHEQLASPAVLLAAQDPAVLRALAHTVLGGVLDSDRDRGTELVVSLRAFLDGGGRWQETADALHVHINTLRHRMKRVEELTGRSLASTADRVDLFLALRAL from the coding sequence GTGCTGCTCCATGAGCTGCTCGACGACCCCGCGCTCGGTCTCGAGGTGCTGGTCCCCGGTCGTACGGACCGGCCGGTGCGCTGGGTGCACAGCATCGAGGTCGCCGACCCCGGGGAGTTCCTGCGCGGCGGCGAGGTGGTGCTCACGACCGGTGCGTGGCAGCGGCTGGGCCAGACGCCCGCGGCCTGGGTGGCGGAGGTCGCGGGCGCCGGGGCGATCGCGATCGGGTTCGGCCGGCTGCTCCCGGCCGACGAGCCGCCGGCCGAGCTGGTCGCCGCGGCGACCGAGCGCGGGCTGACCTGCTTCGTGGTCCCCGTCGCCGTGCCCTTCGTCCAGCTCGCCGAGGCGTTCGTAGCGGCCAAGCGGGTCGAGTGGGAGGCGCCGCTGCGCAGCCAGCTCGAGCACCACGGCGCGATCGTGGCCGCGCTGTGCGCAGAGCGCGGGGTCGACTCGGTGCTGCGAGTGCTGCGCCGCCGGCTCCGCATCGAGGTCGCCGTCGTCGCCGGTACGACGACCCACGGCCCGGTCCCCGAGGCGGGCTGCCCGGTCGCGCTGATCGGCGAGGGGCTCGCCGACGCCTCGCTGGTGCTGCCGCGCCCGCTCGCGGAGCTCGACGTCGACGTCCAGGCCGCGGTCTCCAGCGCGATGCCCTTCCTCGCCCTCGAGCTGGAGCGGGAGCGGGCGGTGCGCGCCACCGAGCAGCGCTACGCCTGGGAGGTGGTCGAGTGGATCGCGACCGGCGCCCCGGCGGCGTCGGTGACCGCGCGCCTGGAGCTGCTCGGCGTACCGGTCGAGCGCCGGCTGCGCTGCCTGGTCGTGCGGGGCGCGGCCCCGGACGCGGTCGCGAGCGTGCTGGCGCCGTACCTGCTGGTCGAGCGGGCCGACGACGTCGTGTGCCTGGTGGGGGAGGACGTCTCCCGGGTAGCGGTGGCCGGCTACGTCGGCGTCGGCCAGGCGGCCGCGGCCGGCGAGCTGCGGGTGAGCCTGCTCCAGGCCCGGCACGCCGCCGACGCCCTGGCGGCGCGCGGGGTCGAGGGCTGGCTGACCCACGAGCAGCTCGCGAGCCCGGCGGTGCTGCTCGCCGCCCAGGACCCGGCCGTCCTGCGGGCCCTGGCCCACACCGTGCTGGGTGGGGTGCTCGACAGCGACCGGGACCGGGGCACCGAGCTGGTGGTCAGCCTGCGGGCCTTCCTCGACGGGGGCGGGCGCTGGCAGGAGACCGCCGACGCGCTGCACGTCCACATCAACACGCTGCGGCACCGGATGAAGCGCGTCGAGGAGCTGACCGGCCGCTCGCTGGCCTCCACGGCCGACCGGGTCGACCTGTTCCTGGCGCTGCGCGCACTGTGA
- a CDS encoding class I SAM-dependent methyltransferase, which yields MQDVEGATGAEAWPHPPVTAHRRAADEQESRRANGADWDRYADEYQATHGGFLGDIGFVWGPEGLTEERAGILGELSGRDVLEVGSGAGQCSRWVRARGGRAIGLDLSYRQLQHSRRIDEASEVVVPSVLGTATALPFADASFDVVFSSFGALQFVADIDLAVAETARVLRPGGRFAFSITHPTRWMFPDDPGEEGLTATQSYWDRTPYVEVDDETGATAYVEHHRTLGDWVTLLAGHGFRLTTLLEPEWPEGHERLWGGWSGTRGRLTPGTAIFGADLPG from the coding sequence GTGCAGGACGTCGAAGGCGCCACGGGCGCCGAGGCCTGGCCGCATCCCCCCGTCACGGCTCACCGGCGGGCGGCCGACGAGCAGGAGTCGCGGCGCGCCAACGGCGCCGACTGGGATCGGTACGCCGACGAGTACCAGGCGACCCACGGCGGCTTCCTCGGCGACATCGGCTTCGTGTGGGGACCGGAGGGACTGACCGAGGAGCGGGCCGGGATCCTCGGCGAGCTCAGCGGGCGCGACGTGCTCGAGGTCGGCTCGGGAGCCGGTCAGTGCTCGCGCTGGGTGCGCGCCCGCGGCGGGCGCGCGATCGGCCTCGACCTGTCCTACCGACAGCTGCAGCACTCCCGCCGGATCGACGAGGCCAGCGAGGTCGTGGTGCCCAGCGTGCTCGGCACCGCCACCGCGCTGCCCTTCGCCGACGCGAGCTTCGACGTGGTGTTCTCCTCGTTCGGCGCGCTGCAGTTCGTGGCCGACATCGACCTCGCCGTCGCCGAGACGGCGAGGGTGCTGCGCCCGGGAGGCCGGTTCGCGTTCTCGATCACCCATCCCACCCGGTGGATGTTCCCCGACGACCCCGGCGAGGAGGGCCTGACCGCGACCCAGTCCTACTGGGACCGCACCCCCTATGTCGAGGTCGACGACGAGACCGGTGCGACGGCGTACGTCGAGCACCACCGCACCCTCGGCGACTGGGTGACGCTGTTGGCCGGCCACGGCTTCCGGCTCACCACGCTCCTCGAGCCGGAGTGGCCCGAGGGACACGAGCGGCTCTGGGGCGGGTGGTCCGGGACCCGGGGCCGGCTCACGCCGGGCACGGCGATCTTCGGCGCCGACCTGCCGGGCTGA
- a CDS encoding helix-turn-helix domain-containing protein: MLTNVAVIAFDGVAPFELGILCEAFGIDRTEDGVPAIDFAVCAEHDRPMHTSMGFTLQAAHGLDRVAEADLVAIPAIKGGVASDAVVEAIRAAHARGARLMSVCSGSFVLGQAGLLDGIECTTHWMHTERLQREYPLAKVVPEVLYVDAGQVVTGAGSAAGLDAALHIWRQEYGAGVANVVARRAVVPPYRDGGQAQYIARAVPDCEADTLRPLLTWILENLAEDHSVEALAKRALMSPRTFARRFRDETGTTPHHWVTRQRVNAAEELLERTEQPVEWIASEVGFGNAATLRHHFVRVRGVSPQSYRRQFAC; this comes from the coding sequence GTGCTGACCAACGTGGCCGTGATCGCCTTCGACGGCGTCGCTCCGTTCGAGCTGGGGATCCTCTGCGAGGCGTTCGGGATCGACCGCACCGAGGACGGCGTGCCGGCCATCGACTTCGCGGTGTGCGCCGAGCACGACCGCCCGATGCACACCTCCATGGGCTTCACGCTGCAGGCGGCCCACGGCCTGGATCGCGTGGCGGAGGCCGACCTGGTCGCGATCCCGGCGATCAAGGGCGGGGTCGCGTCCGACGCGGTGGTCGAGGCGATCCGCGCGGCCCACGCCCGGGGCGCCCGACTGATGTCGGTGTGCAGCGGCTCCTTCGTGCTCGGGCAGGCCGGGCTGCTCGACGGCATCGAGTGCACGACGCACTGGATGCACACCGAGCGGCTGCAGCGGGAGTACCCACTCGCCAAGGTCGTCCCCGAGGTGCTGTACGTCGACGCTGGCCAGGTCGTCACCGGCGCCGGCAGTGCGGCCGGGCTCGACGCCGCGCTGCACATCTGGCGCCAGGAGTACGGCGCCGGGGTCGCCAACGTCGTGGCGCGGAGGGCGGTGGTGCCGCCGTACCGCGACGGGGGGCAGGCCCAGTACATCGCCCGCGCCGTGCCGGACTGCGAGGCCGACACGTTGCGCCCGTTGCTGACCTGGATCCTGGAGAACCTGGCCGAGGACCACTCCGTCGAGGCGCTGGCCAAGCGCGCGCTGATGTCGCCGCGCACCTTCGCTCGCCGGTTCCGCGACGAGACCGGTACGACGCCGCACCACTGGGTGACCCGGCAGCGGGTCAACGCCGCCGAGGAGCTGCTGGAGCGCACCGAGCAGCCGGTGGAGTGGATCGCGAGCGAGGTGGGCTTCGGCAATGCCGCGACGCTGCGCCACCACTTCGTCCGGGTCCGCGGCGTGAGCCCGCAGAGCTACCGCCGCCAGTTCGCCTGCTGA
- a CDS encoding purine-cytosine permease family protein, which translates to MGEPTAAGIEVHGVDTIPEAERTARPRDVVSILVGTNLCLGLVIFGWLPATFGLSFWACLTAQVAGTFLAIALVAPMALISMRTGTNLSTSSGASFGVRGRLVGSVIGLLLSLGYASLTIWTGGAAVVEPLAELVGLPDGSASYVVVYAALAAGAVLVAVFGYRVLTRLGSWLAVAMSVLMVAGMLALAGRFDPAPVVDGGYLLGDFWTTWFLAFVATGISGPIAFITLLGDYTRYLSPERHSSRRVLAATAGGLALGLLLPQLFGMFTTFAARAGDDYVGALVAATPVWFLPLLLLNGVFGTVGNAGVLLYSMGLDLDAIVPALSRVKATMLVSVLSIALVVTGYFVWDAADAVTAFLLLMTAAGTPWAVITVIGFLRCRGSYDPDALQVYNRRSRGGIYWYTGGWSVTATVAWAVGTVLGLLSVDSTIWRGPILELTGGVDVSPLLAGAAAAVTYLLLSRFSVQPMPEMSPSLVRSTR; encoded by the coding sequence ATGGGCGAGCCCACCGCCGCCGGCATCGAGGTGCACGGCGTCGACACCATCCCCGAGGCCGAGCGCACCGCCCGGCCGCGGGACGTGGTGTCCATCCTGGTCGGCACCAACCTGTGCCTGGGCCTGGTCATCTTCGGCTGGCTGCCCGCCACCTTCGGCCTGTCCTTCTGGGCCTGCCTCACCGCCCAGGTCGCCGGCACCTTCCTGGCGATCGCGCTGGTCGCGCCGATGGCGCTGATCTCCATGCGCACCGGCACCAACCTGTCGACCAGCAGCGGCGCCAGCTTCGGCGTGCGCGGCCGGCTGGTCGGCTCGGTGATCGGGCTGCTGCTCTCGCTCGGGTACGCCTCGCTGACGATCTGGACCGGTGGCGCCGCCGTGGTCGAGCCGCTCGCGGAGCTGGTCGGGCTTCCCGACGGCAGTGCGTCGTACGTCGTCGTGTACGCCGCCCTCGCCGCCGGCGCGGTCCTGGTGGCCGTCTTCGGGTACCGGGTCCTCACCCGGCTCGGCAGCTGGCTGGCCGTCGCGATGTCGGTGCTCATGGTCGCGGGCATGCTCGCCCTCGCCGGCCGGTTCGACCCCGCCCCGGTCGTCGACGGGGGCTACCTGCTCGGCGACTTCTGGACCACCTGGTTCCTCGCGTTCGTCGCCACCGGCATCTCCGGTCCGATCGCCTTCATCACCCTGCTCGGCGACTACACCCGCTACCTCTCGCCCGAGCGCCACTCCTCGCGGAGAGTCCTGGCCGCCACGGCCGGCGGCCTGGCCCTGGGCCTGCTGCTGCCGCAGCTGTTCGGGATGTTCACCACCTTCGCGGCCCGCGCCGGCGACGACTACGTCGGCGCGCTCGTCGCCGCCACCCCGGTCTGGTTCCTGCCGCTGCTGCTCCTCAACGGGGTCTTCGGCACCGTCGGCAACGCGGGGGTGCTGCTCTACTCGATGGGCCTGGACCTCGACGCGATCGTGCCCGCGCTGAGCCGGGTCAAGGCGACCATGCTGGTCTCGGTCCTCTCGATAGCGCTGGTCGTCACCGGCTACTTCGTCTGGGACGCCGCCGACGCCGTGACCGCCTTCCTGCTGCTCATGACCGCCGCGGGCACGCCCTGGGCCGTCATCACCGTGATCGGCTTCCTGCGCTGTCGCGGCAGCTACGACCCCGACGCGCTCCAGGTCTACAACCGCCGCTCGCGTGGCGGCATCTACTGGTACACCGGCGGCTGGTCCGTCACGGCGACCGTCGCGTGGGCGGTCGGCACCGTGCTCGGCCTGCTCTCCGTCGACTCCACGATCTGGCGGGGCCCGATCCTCGAGCTGACCGGCGGGGTCGACGTCAGCCCGCTGCTGGCCGGGGCCGCGGCCGCCGTCACCTACCTGCTGCTGTCCCGCTTCTCGGTGCAGCCCATGCCCGAGATGTCCCCGTCCCTCGTGAGGAGCACCCGATGA
- a CDS encoding DUF3068 domain-containing protein — protein sequence MRKFVAPALVGFGTFLLVVGVLALSWVPGAVKKTPLDVDTTTMLSGEAAKIDPATGDMTPRAIHAISLTRTDSKASTDDDVVWAQWSCVAFGDSGDCIKPTDPNTVLLPEDQLVTASYNIFATDRVSAEGIAEADLPKAAKEAGATTTKGLVNKFPFDTKKKTYPYWEGTLGRSVDATFERTQQLGGVEVYVFRTEVSKESIEIAENTPGTYSSVKEIYVHPATGSIINQTEKQQRWLEDGTPVLDLSIGFTKAQIASNGKDAKSNGAMLTLMTTVVPLIGLIGGALMVLAGVLLGRKRSRDDAPRREQTKDLAGV from the coding sequence ATGCGCAAGTTCGTCGCGCCGGCATTGGTCGGCTTCGGTACTTTTCTGCTGGTCGTCGGGGTGTTGGCCCTGTCCTGGGTGCCGGGGGCGGTGAAGAAGACCCCGCTCGACGTGGACACCACGACGATGCTTTCCGGTGAGGCGGCCAAGATCGACCCCGCGACGGGCGACATGACGCCGCGCGCGATCCACGCGATCAGCCTGACCCGCACCGACTCGAAGGCCTCGACCGACGACGACGTGGTCTGGGCCCAGTGGTCGTGCGTGGCCTTCGGCGACAGCGGCGACTGCATCAAGCCGACCGACCCCAACACCGTGCTGCTGCCGGAGGACCAGCTGGTGACGGCGAGCTACAACATCTTCGCCACCGACCGGGTCAGCGCCGAGGGCATCGCCGAGGCGGATCTGCCCAAGGCGGCCAAGGAGGCCGGGGCGACCACGACCAAGGGCCTGGTCAACAAGTTCCCGTTCGACACCAAGAAGAAGACCTATCCCTACTGGGAGGGCACGCTCGGCCGCAGCGTCGACGCGACCTTCGAGCGCACCCAGCAGCTCGGCGGCGTCGAGGTCTACGTCTTCAGGACCGAGGTCTCCAAGGAGTCGATCGAGATCGCCGAGAACACGCCGGGCACCTACAGCTCGGTCAAGGAGATCTACGTGCACCCGGCCACCGGGTCGATCATCAACCAGACCGAGAAGCAGCAGCGCTGGCTCGAGGACGGCACCCCCGTGCTCGACCTCAGCATCGGCTTCACCAAGGCCCAGATCGCCAGCAACGGCAAGGACGCCAAGAGCAACGGCGCGATGCTGACGCTGATGACCACCGTCGTGCCGCTGATCGGCCTGATCGGCGGCGCGCTGATGGTGCTCGCCGGCGTCCTGCTCGGCCGCAAGCGCTCGCGCGACGACGCGCCGCGCCGCGAGCAGACCAAGGACCTCGCCGGGGTCTGA
- the rpsA gene encoding 30S ribosomal protein S1 yields MTSTLSTPLASYDDNAPQVAINDIGSEADFLAAIDQTIKYFNDGDIVDGTIVKVDRDEVLLDIGYKTEGVIPSRELSIKHDVDPSEVVQVGDKVEALVLQKEDKEGRLILSKKRAQYERAWGTIEEIKEADGVVEGTVIEVVKGGLIIDIGLRGFLPASLVEMRRVRDLQPYVGQTLEAKIIELDKNRNNVVLSRRAWLEQTQSEVRHGFLTQLQKGQIRKGVVSSIVNFGAFVDLGGVDGLVHVSELSWKHIDHPSEVVTVGDEVTVEVLDVDMDRERVSLSLKATQEDPWQHFARTHQIGQIVPGKVTKLVPFGSFVRVEEGIEGLVHISELAERHVEIPEQVVQVGDDVMVKIIDIDLERRRISLSLKQANETAAAADVEEFDPTLYGMEATYDDQGNYIYPEGFDPETGEWLEGFDEQRAKWEEQYAKAHARWEAHVKQQADAKQAEIEAGEASSYSSAPAEDAPNGGGSLASDEALQALREKLTGGN; encoded by the coding sequence ATGACGAGCACCCTCTCGACGCCCCTCGCGAGCTACGACGACAACGCGCCCCAGGTCGCGATCAACGACATCGGCTCCGAGGCTGACTTCCTGGCCGCCATCGACCAGACCATCAAGTACTTCAACGACGGCGACATCGTCGACGGCACCATCGTCAAGGTGGACCGTGACGAGGTACTGCTCGACATCGGCTACAAGACCGAGGGCGTCATCCCCTCGCGCGAGCTGTCGATCAAGCACGACGTCGACCCGTCCGAGGTCGTCCAGGTGGGCGACAAGGTCGAGGCCCTCGTCCTCCAGAAGGAGGACAAGGAGGGTCGCCTGATCCTGTCCAAGAAGCGCGCCCAGTACGAGCGCGCCTGGGGCACGATCGAGGAGATCAAGGAGGCCGACGGCGTCGTCGAGGGCACCGTCATCGAGGTCGTCAAGGGCGGCCTCATCATCGACATCGGCCTGCGCGGCTTCCTGCCCGCCTCGCTCGTCGAGATGCGCCGGGTCCGCGACCTGCAGCCGTACGTCGGTCAGACCCTCGAGGCCAAGATCATCGAGCTCGACAAGAACCGCAACAACGTGGTCCTGTCGCGCCGGGCCTGGCTCGAGCAGACCCAGTCCGAGGTCCGCCACGGCTTCCTCACCCAGCTCCAGAAGGGCCAGATCCGCAAGGGCGTCGTGTCCTCGATCGTCAACTTCGGTGCGTTCGTGGACCTCGGTGGCGTCGACGGTCTCGTCCACGTCTCGGAGCTGTCCTGGAAGCACATCGACCACCCGTCCGAGGTCGTCACCGTGGGCGACGAGGTCACCGTCGAGGTCCTCGACGTCGACATGGACCGCGAGCGCGTCTCCCTGTCGCTGAAGGCGACCCAGGAGGACCCGTGGCAGCACTTCGCCCGGACCCACCAGATCGGTCAGATCGTCCCGGGCAAGGTCACCAAGCTGGTTCCCTTCGGCTCGTTCGTGCGGGTCGAGGAGGGCATCGAGGGCCTGGTCCACATCTCCGAGCTGGCCGAGCGCCACGTCGAGATCCCGGAGCAGGTCGTCCAGGTCGGCGACGACGTCATGGTCAAGATCATCGACATCGACCTCGAGCGTCGCCGGATCTCCCTCTCGCTCAAGCAGGCCAACGAGACCGCTGCCGCGGCGGACGTCGAGGAGTTCGACCCGACGCTGTACGGCATGGAGGCCACGTACGACGACCAGGGCAACTACATCTACCCCGAGGGCTTCGACCCCGAGACGGGCGAGTGGCTCGAGGGCTTCGACGAGCAGCGTGCGAAGTGGGAGGAGCAGTACGCCAAGGCGCACGCTCGCTGGGAGGCCCACGTCAAGCAGCAGGCCGACGCCAAGCAGGCCGAGATCGAGGCCGGCGAGGCGAGCTCGTACTCCTCCGCTCCGGCCGAGGACGCCCCCAACGGCGGCGGCTCGCTCGCGTCCGACGAGGCGCTGCAGGCGCTTCGCGAGAAGCTGACCGGCGGCAACTGA
- a CDS encoding acyltransferase family protein, whose translation MSTTDEPAPQRFPVLDTLRAIGALAVLTTHVGFYAGTYTGHGWWGSLLSRLNVGVAIFFVLSGFLLARPYLARALQRQAPPATAHYLWKRFLRVYPVYVVAVVLTLVVALPDNADLGPRDWVVTLTMTNTFLDPALPAGLSQMWSLGVEVSFYLLLPVLMLLATGRRELRAGRVWLVVAAMTVLSGWWHLDGATRFGGLGDGPKLQWLPAFLGWFAVGIAFALLDVQRAAGVPSRLGRRLYALGAQPGVCWSLVLGLMLVATTPLAGPTLLLPETPVESLVRSLIYTVVGGLVVLTGIAAVPGSAYARVLSAPALRHLGLTSYSLFCLHLVLLDALAPRLGFGLFQGHGLVLWLLTVAVSLVAAELAYRLVERPAMRLKRLFPLRRLASTTAKETSGTSGR comes from the coding sequence ATGAGCACGACGGACGAGCCGGCGCCGCAGCGGTTCCCGGTGCTCGACACGCTGCGCGCGATCGGCGCGCTGGCCGTGCTGACCACCCACGTCGGCTTCTACGCGGGGACCTACACCGGCCACGGCTGGTGGGGCTCGCTGCTCTCGCGGCTCAACGTCGGCGTGGCCATCTTCTTCGTGCTGTCGGGCTTCCTGCTCGCGCGGCCCTATCTCGCGCGCGCCCTTCAGCGGCAGGCGCCTCCCGCCACCGCCCACTACCTGTGGAAGCGGTTCCTGCGGGTCTATCCGGTCTACGTCGTCGCGGTGGTCCTCACCCTGGTGGTGGCGCTTCCCGACAACGCCGACCTCGGCCCGCGTGACTGGGTCGTCACGCTGACGATGACCAACACCTTCCTCGACCCCGCGTTGCCGGCCGGGCTGAGCCAGATGTGGAGCCTCGGCGTCGAGGTCAGCTTCTACCTGCTGCTCCCCGTCCTGATGCTCCTCGCCACCGGGCGCCGCGAGCTGCGGGCCGGTCGGGTGTGGCTGGTCGTCGCGGCGATGACGGTACTCAGCGGGTGGTGGCACCTCGACGGCGCGACCCGCTTCGGCGGCCTCGGCGACGGCCCCAAGCTGCAGTGGCTGCCTGCCTTCCTCGGCTGGTTCGCGGTCGGCATCGCCTTCGCCCTGCTCGACGTCCAGCGCGCGGCCGGTGTGCCGTCCCGGCTCGGCCGCCGGCTCTACGCCCTCGGCGCCCAGCCCGGCGTGTGCTGGTCGCTCGTCCTCGGGCTCATGCTCGTCGCGACGACCCCGTTGGCCGGGCCCACCCTGCTGCTGCCGGAGACCCCGGTGGAGTCGCTGGTCCGCAGCCTGATCTACACCGTCGTCGGCGGGCTCGTGGTGCTGACCGGGATCGCGGCGGTGCCCGGCTCGGCGTACGCCCGGGTGCTGAGCGCGCCGGCGCTGCGCCATCTCGGGCTGACGTCGTACAGCCTGTTCTGCCTGCACCTGGTGCTGCTCGACGCGTTGGCGCCCCGGCTGGGCTTCGGCCTGTTCCAGGGGCACGGGCTGGTGCTGTGGCTGCTCACCGTGGCCGTCTCGCTGGTCGCGGCCGAGCTCGCCTACCGGCTGGTCGAGCGGCCGGCGATGCGGCTCAAGCGGCTCTTCCCGCTGCGCCGGCTGGCGTCGACGACGGCCAAGGAGACCAGCGGGACCAGCGGCAGGTAG